The DNA segment TTGTGCAGCGCCCATTGAACCGGGTACGTTTCTCGCTGAACAAGGCTGAGGGGCGTATCCAGATCGACCCCCTGCGCCGCTGACATTTTATCGGTCAACAACCGAGACACTTGCCACACCAGCGGTTCACGTGCTTGAATCAGCTCATGAATTTACCGAGCATTCCGGTCAGCTATAACCTTGCCGGTGCTGGCTCACGCTGGGCAGCCGAGATCACTGCCGGGATTACCGTGGCCTGCATTGCCCTGCCGCTGGCGCTGGCCTTCGGGGTTACCGCCTACGGACCGTTGGGATCGGGCTACGGGGCATTGGGGGCCGCCGCCGGACTGACCGGAGCTGCACTTACCGGGCTGCTGGCCTCGCTGTTTGGCGGCTGCCGGCCACAGGTAACCGGCCCGACCGGACCGATGTCGATGGCGGCTCGCGGGGCTATTGCCTCGCTTATCGGGGTCCCGGCAATCGCGGCCCTGCCTGCCGCCGAGCAGGCCCCGGCAGTTATCCTGCTGTTCTCGGTCAGCGTGGTACTTGGCGGCGGGGTGCAGTGGCTGATGGCCTGGAGCCGACTGGGCAATCTGGTGCGCGGGATTCCCTACCCGGTCGTGGCGGGATTCATGAACGGGGTCTCGGTACTGATCATCCTGGACCAGCTGCCGCCGGCACTGGGGATTGATGCCTGGCGGCTGTCGGCGACCGGACTGTTGCCAGCGGCCTCCCCGGAGGCCGTGCCCGCCATGCTGTCGGCTGCCGCAGCCGCGCTTACAGCAGTGCTGCTGCCGCGAGCCGCTGCCGGTGCGCGCCGCGGGCGTACCCGGATAATAGCCTCCCGGCTTCCGGCCCCGCTGCTGGCACTCATCCTGGGCAGCGGGGTGTACTTCCTGACCGCCGCGCTGCTGCAGCCGCAGCTGCTGACGGTCGCCAACCCGCAGCTGGTTGGCCCGATCCCTGCCGGGGTACCGCTGCCCCGGCTGCTGCTGGATATCGGCAGCTGGCTGCCGCTGCTGGGCCGCGCCGGGATTCCTGGCATCATCCTGCAGCAAGCCCTGGTGCTGGGGCTGCTGGGTATCATCGACACCCTGCTGACCTCGGTTATTGCCGACCTGAAGACCGGCGAGCGGCATAACAGCGACCGTGAACTGTACGGACAGGGGCTGGGTAACATCGCCGCCGGGCTGTTCGGTGCACTGCCCGGAGCCGGGGCGACGGTGCGTACCCTGGCCAATATCGAGGCCGGCGGCCGTACCGGGCTGTCAGGGATGACCCATGCGGCCATCCTGCTGGGCAGCCTGCTGCTGTTCGGCCCGCTGGTGCAATGGATTCCCCTGCCGGTACTGGCGGCCCTGATGGTGGTGCTGGCGGTACGGATGGTGGATTACTGGAGCATCGAGCTGCTGCGCAAGCGCTCGGCCCGCAGCGACTCCCTGGTACTGTGGCTGGTTACCGCCGTAACCGTTGCCGCCGACCTTATTATCGCTCTCTCGGCCGGCATGGTTCTGGCCGCCCTGCTGTTCGTCCGCCGCCAGACCGCTCTGGGGATCGATCTGCACAGCAGCGATCGCCGCTACCTCAAGTCACGGGTTATCCACAGCGAAACCGATGAACAGGCGCTGGCCGAGAACGGTCGCGACATTCGCATCCTGCAGGTTGCCGGCAGCCTGTTCTTTGGCAGTGCCGATGACATTATCGGCCGTATGGAGCAGCAGCTGTCCGGTGCCCGGATTGCAGTTCTGGACCTGCACCGGCTGCGAAATCTGGATCTGACCGGCGGCAAGATGCTGCTGGACCTGCTGGACCGACTGCAGCACACCGGCAGCTCCCTGTACCTGGGCGGATTGAGCACCGCCAGTCAGGCGGGGCGTTTTCTGCAGGAATTGGGACTGGGCCTGATTATCTCCGCCGATCGCCTGCTGCCGGATGGAGACCTCGCCCTGCAGCAGGCCGAGGCAGAACGTCTGGCTGACTGCGGGTTCTGCAGCGAGCGCATCCAGCCAGCCGAACTGGACTTTCTCGCTGCCCTGCAGCCGCCGGAACAGCAGCTGCTGCTGCCGCTGCTGCAGCAGCGCAGCCTGTCGCCCGGTCAGATCCTGTACCATGCCGGGGATCCCGGGCACGAGATCTCGTTTATTCTGAACGGGCTGATGGAGATCCGCGGCAGTCTGTACGGTGACACCGGGCTCGCGTCGCCTGATCGGGCAGCTGCCGGGCATCGTGTTGCCGCATACGGTACCGGGCAGCACCTTGGCCTGACCGCCTGGCTTGAACGCCGGCCGCATGCCTACACCGCCCGGGCAATCGGCAAGGTTGAGCTGGCCTGCATCGACGGGGAGCAGCTGCATCGCCTGCTGGAGCTGCACCCCTCGCTGGGACTGCACCTGCTGGAGTTCTGGAGCCGTCAGCTTGCCGGGCGGGTACGACGCTCCTGGGAGCGGGAAATCCACAGCACCGCTATGGCCGATGTGTAGCCCTGCAAGAACGGCAGTGAGCGGATATTCTCCCGCTTTACCTCACAGCCACAGTCGGCAGCGGTTATGGTAATCGGCACCAGCGGGGTGTGTCGGCGACGGACTCGCTGTATGCAGGCATTTTTCCCGTGATCATATCTTGCTTGACCAAAACCTCGCAAGCTGTAATCCTTACACAATATGTCAGCTTACCACATCGCCGCAACCTACTCCTTCTTTCCGATTGATGACCCCGCGCTCCACCAGGAAGCAATCCGCTCAGAGGCTGCCCGTCTGGATATCCGCGGGATCTTTGTGCTGGCACCGGAAGGCCTGAACACCACCTGTGCCGCCCCCAGTCGCCCCGCGCTGGATGCCTGGATCGGGTTTTTACAGCAGCACTTTCAGATCCGGCTGGACTGCAAGTACTCGCAGTCGGCACGTCGCCCCTTCAAGCGCCTGGCCTTCAAACTGCGGCCCGAGATCTGCACCACCGG comes from the Spirochaeta africana DSM 8902 genome and includes:
- a CDS encoding SLC26A/SulP transporter family protein produces the protein MNLPSIPVSYNLAGAGSRWAAEITAGITVACIALPLALAFGVTAYGPLGSGYGALGAAAGLTGAALTGLLASLFGGCRPQVTGPTGPMSMAARGAIASLIGVPAIAALPAAEQAPAVILLFSVSVVLGGGVQWLMAWSRLGNLVRGIPYPVVAGFMNGVSVLIILDQLPPALGIDAWRLSATGLLPAASPEAVPAMLSAAAAALTAVLLPRAAAGARRGRTRIIASRLPAPLLALILGSGVYFLTAALLQPQLLTVANPQLVGPIPAGVPLPRLLLDIGSWLPLLGRAGIPGIILQQALVLGLLGIIDTLLTSVIADLKTGERHNSDRELYGQGLGNIAAGLFGALPGAGATVRTLANIEAGGRTGLSGMTHAAILLGSLLLFGPLVQWIPLPVLAALMVVLAVRMVDYWSIELLRKRSARSDSLVLWLVTAVTVAADLIIALSAGMVLAALLFVRRQTALGIDLHSSDRRYLKSRVIHSETDEQALAENGRDIRILQVAGSLFFGSADDIIGRMEQQLSGARIAVLDLHRLRNLDLTGGKMLLDLLDRLQHTGSSLYLGGLSTASQAGRFLQELGLGLIISADRLLPDGDLALQQAEAERLADCGFCSERIQPAELDFLAALQPPEQQLLLPLLQQRSLSPGQILYHAGDPGHEISFILNGLMEIRGSLYGDTGLASPDRAAAGHRVAAYGTGQHLGLTAWLERRPHAYTARAIGKVELACIDGEQLHRLLELHPSLGLHLLEFWSRQLAGRVRRSWEREIHSTAMADV